In a single window of the Pseudodesulfovibrio profundus genome:
- a CDS encoding HU family DNA-binding protein produces MNKSELIKALSEEKKMHVDEATNVVGAFVDSVKEALLRGDRVEIRGFGSFKIKEYDGYTGRNPKTGSVVQVRPKKLPFFRPGKELKEFINE; encoded by the coding sequence ATGAACAAGAGCGAACTGATTAAGGCTCTGTCCGAAGAGAAAAAAATGCATGTTGACGAAGCAACCAATGTTGTTGGAGCTTTCGTTGATTCCGTTAAAGAAGCACTCCTCCGCGGCGATCGTGTTGAAATTCGCGGTTTCGGTAGTTTCAAGATCAAAGAATACGACGGATACACCGGCCGTAATCCCAAGACCGGAAGCGTTGTTCAGGTCAGACCCAAAAAGCTCCCCTTCTTCCGCCCAGGCAAAGAGCTGAAAGAATTTATCAACGAATAG
- a CDS encoding MinD/ParA family protein: protein MNSNNTLSLAIMSGKGGVGKTNIVLNLGYALHQAEMTAMLMDCDLGLANLDVLLGISPDRNLHDLIQNGVDAEDVLYPIEDGFDMLPATSGVPELVEMDEDIQEILFTKLITLAGEYDYLMLDLGAGISQTVLQMASLTQLRIVVVTPEPTSLTDSYAMIKVLATQHDVKDFLVVVNQATSANEAKQTFERLAAACKNFLNIELRNLGFIHQDSALVDSVRHQTPLLKHAPNSKASNDIRQLASKIMRYRQDNKERIAARPILKDLISS, encoded by the coding sequence ATGAATAGCAACAACACTTTGAGTCTTGCCATCATGAGCGGCAAGGGTGGCGTTGGAAAAACCAATATAGTGCTCAACCTTGGATACGCCCTTCATCAGGCAGAAATGACTGCCATGCTTATGGATTGCGATCTCGGATTGGCCAATCTGGATGTCCTACTTGGCATCTCTCCAGACCGGAATCTTCATGACCTTATCCAAAATGGCGTAGATGCAGAAGATGTGCTCTACCCCATCGAGGATGGATTCGACATGCTGCCTGCCACCAGCGGCGTGCCGGAATTGGTTGAAATGGATGAGGATATTCAGGAAATTCTTTTCACCAAGTTGATCACTCTTGCTGGTGAGTACGACTACCTGATGTTGGACCTTGGAGCGGGAATCAGTCAGACCGTTCTGCAAATGGCATCCCTTACACAATTGCGAATTGTAGTTGTCACTCCGGAGCCAACATCATTGACGGACAGCTACGCAATGATCAAAGTCCTGGCGACCCAGCATGACGTGAAAGACTTCCTTGTAGTAGTCAACCAGGCCACTTCCGCAAATGAGGCCAAACAGACATTCGAGCGTCTTGCTGCAGCATGTAAAAACTTCTTGAATATCGAACTGAGAAACTTGGGTTTCATCCATCAGGACTCAGCTTTGGTAGATTCCGTTCGCCATCAGACACCTCTTCTGAAGCATGCACCAAACTCAAAAGCAAGCAATGATATCAGGCAGTTGGCAAGCAAGATCATGCGCTACCGCCAAGATAATAAAGAGCGGATTGCAGCACGTCCGATTTTAAAAGACCTTATTTCTTCGTAA
- a CDS encoding GGDEF domain-containing protein yields MDKLSQFPENELAAELARLQEELGSHATGSTDAENTLWIFRQIQGVSSDQWEDISQKYDLGNWLTLPIDGSAYPQLKQFQETLERLAYQTEHDALTGLANRRAFDRTLDIEIERSKRAKTPLSIAIFDLDNFKSINDTYGHPKGDEVLATFAKKLQKTTRRYDLAARYGGEEFALIMAGSGLVKAQRLLRRLLGEFREIEFERTDGDGTFSVTTSVGLTCFKGSSGVTAEELVKLADDALYEAKTTGKDQVKVSKLLFVDNVPNDTLVQANEKQFLFGGK; encoded by the coding sequence ATGGATAAACTATCTCAGTTCCCGGAAAATGAGTTGGCTGCTGAATTGGCTCGACTACAGGAAGAGTTGGGGAGCCATGCTACCGGCTCAACCGATGCAGAAAACACCCTATGGATTTTCAGGCAGATTCAAGGTGTGTCCTCAGATCAATGGGAAGACATTTCTCAAAAATACGACTTGGGTAATTGGCTGACGCTGCCTATAGATGGTAGTGCATACCCTCAGTTGAAACAATTTCAGGAAACCCTGGAACGACTGGCGTATCAAACAGAACACGATGCCTTAACCGGGCTTGCTAACCGCAGGGCTTTTGACCGTACTCTTGATATTGAAATCGAACGCTCCAAAAGGGCCAAGACACCGTTATCAATCGCCATTTTTGATCTGGACAATTTCAAATCCATCAATGACACCTATGGTCACCCAAAAGGTGATGAGGTTCTGGCCACATTTGCTAAAAAGCTCCAGAAAACAACAAGGCGTTACGACCTGGCGGCACGTTACGGCGGTGAAGAATTTGCTCTCATCATGGCAGGCTCGGGGCTTGTGAAAGCCCAACGTTTGTTACGCCGTCTGTTAGGCGAATTCAGAGAGATAGAGTTTGAGCGAACCGATGGCGACGGGACGTTCAGTGTAACGACATCTGTCGGGCTCACCTGCTTCAAAGGAAGTTCTGGGGTCACAGCCGAGGAACTTGTCAAACTTGCCGATGATGCTTTGTATGAAGCCAAGACCACTGGCAAGGATCAGGTCAAAGTATCCAAACTACTTTTTGTCGACAATGTTCCGAACGACACTTTGGTTCAGGCCAATGAAAAGCAATTCCTTTTTGGTGGAAAATAA
- the prfB gene encoding peptide chain release factor 2 (programmed frameshift), whose translation MSDYAELKSLSSDLLEQFASLWGRLDYAQTDKRLEEIETELSAPGAWDKPDELTPTLKEKSQLSTKKQMYDDLIEAKEDLEAWLELANEDLDEEVLTALEKQIKLFSSHLASTELATMFTFEHDKNNAILEIHPGAGGVESQDWAEMLLRMYNRYAERKGFKVTQLDFQPGDEAGIKSVTIQIEGLYAYGLLKGEVGVHRLIRISPFDSSGRRHTSFASVDVYPDMDDDIEIEVKDEDLRIDTFRSSGPGGQSVNKTSSAVRITHIPTGIVAQCQNEKSQHRNKATALRLIKARLYEVELKKIEESRRQDYESKEAIAWGSQIRTYTLQPYRLVKDHRSNSEVGNVEAFLDGDLDEMIRNHLLYIHAHG comes from the exons ATGTCGGACTATGCTGAATTAAAATCACTTTCCTCTGATCTTTTAGAGCAATTCGCATCCCTTTGGGGGCGTCTT GACTATGCTCAAACAGACAAGCGACTTGAAGAAATAGAAACAGAGCTTTCCGCACCTGGTGCTTGGGACAAGCCGGATGAATTGACTCCAACTCTTAAGGAGAAGAGTCAGTTAAGTACTAAAAAGCAGATGTATGACGATCTGATCGAGGCCAAGGAAGATCTCGAGGCCTGGCTTGAGCTAGCCAACGAAGACCTTGATGAAGAAGTCCTCACAGCATTGGAAAAACAGATAAAACTGTTTTCTTCACATCTTGCCAGCACTGAACTGGCGACCATGTTCACATTTGAGCATGATAAAAATAATGCAATTCTGGAAATACACCCCGGGGCCGGCGGAGTCGAATCGCAGGATTGGGCTGAAATGCTACTCAGGATGTATAACAGATATGCCGAACGAAAAGGTTTTAAAGTCACACAACTCGACTTTCAACCTGGAGATGAAGCCGGGATTAAATCCGTCACTATTCAAATCGAAGGGCTGTACGCATACGGCTTGCTTAAAGGTGAAGTCGGCGTACATCGACTCATCCGTATCTCTCCCTTTGACTCTTCCGGGCGCCGTCATACTTCCTTTGCCTCGGTAGATGTTTATCCGGACATGGACGATGATATCGAGATCGAAGTAAAAGATGAAGATCTGAGAATCGACACATTTCGTTCAAGCGGGCCCGGCGGTCAAAGCGTCAACAAAACGAGTTCTGCCGTGAGGATTACCCATATCCCCACTGGTATCGTTGCCCAGTGTCAAAATGAAAAATCGCAACACCGAAACAAGGCCACAGCACTGAGGCTCATCAAGGCTCGCCTTTATGAAGTAGAGCTCAAGAAGATAGAAGAAAGCCGCAGGCAGGACTACGAATCCAAAGAAGCCATTGCCTGGGGAAGTCAAATACGGACATACACCCTGCAGCCCTATCGCTTAGTGAAAGATCATCGATCCAATAGTGAGGTCGGTAATGTTGAAGCTTTTCTGGATGGGGATCTGGATGAAATGATCAGAAACCACCTACTCTACATTCATGCGCATGGATAA
- the lnt gene encoding apolipoprotein N-acyltransferase: MLSLVVFAALGAWIGFANPLLHFPLAALLFPLCLSWIGLRATSAKKAFKYGWIAALLAGVGIVYWVVIPVQIYGALPWYIALPCPVLLAGILGLYYAGYSLLMYKAGRRLQGVSLCLVAGVLWAAMEIAMGTMFSGFPWMNLGSAFVPWVYAIQPASLVGAYGLSGILTSLAVALLLYSTYRSTPLLAVSLILFIGGYGVYRVDFSKQPEPDVMVSIIQGNVDQAQKWEQKFQAETVNTYIQLTQEAIQKNHSKIVVWPETAMPFYLQDRTPFNDSIQGLAKDSGVHIVTGSPAYNVINLKTRAYNLLNRAWLIDETGRMTQSYDKEHLVPFGEYMPLQEWVPFEKLVKAVGNFVPGKNNSPLISDGIALGVLICYEGVFPELAQKQVEKGASALLNISNDAWFGDTSAPRQHLNLSAMRAVEQGRWLIRCTNNGISAFITPIGSVQSTTVQFKAETLSSQVAPIKDKTIYHQYFTRIKTSIIILAVLSIGFLFFPRRKKDT, from the coding sequence GTGCTCTCCCTCGTTGTCTTTGCAGCACTGGGAGCCTGGATAGGTTTTGCCAATCCACTGCTACACTTTCCCCTGGCCGCATTGCTATTTCCCCTATGTCTTTCATGGATTGGCCTCAGGGCAACATCCGCTAAAAAGGCATTTAAATACGGGTGGATCGCAGCTCTTCTGGCCGGTGTTGGAATAGTATATTGGGTCGTCATCCCTGTTCAGATATATGGCGCCCTCCCCTGGTACATAGCCTTACCATGCCCAGTACTCCTGGCCGGAATACTGGGCCTTTACTATGCAGGCTATTCCCTGCTCATGTATAAAGCTGGCCGCCGACTGCAAGGAGTATCCCTTTGCTTGGTTGCCGGCGTACTTTGGGCTGCAATGGAAATAGCCATGGGAACCATGTTTTCCGGCTTTCCATGGATGAACCTGGGGTCAGCTTTCGTACCCTGGGTTTATGCCATCCAACCAGCTTCACTGGTGGGCGCATATGGATTGTCAGGCATACTTACCTCTCTTGCTGTGGCCTTGCTGCTCTACTCAACCTACAGAAGCACACCACTACTCGCTGTGAGCTTGATATTGTTCATAGGAGGCTATGGTGTCTATCGGGTTGATTTTAGCAAACAGCCTGAACCTGACGTTATGGTTTCGATCATTCAGGGAAACGTGGATCAAGCCCAAAAATGGGAACAAAAATTCCAGGCTGAAACGGTCAATACCTATATTCAATTGACACAGGAAGCCATTCAGAAAAATCACTCCAAAATTGTTGTATGGCCTGAAACAGCCATGCCGTTCTATTTGCAGGATAGAACTCCTTTCAACGACTCCATTCAGGGATTGGCAAAGGACTCTGGTGTACATATTGTCACAGGCTCCCCTGCATACAATGTCATCAACCTGAAAACGAGAGCGTATAACCTCCTCAACCGAGCCTGGTTGATCGATGAGACTGGTAGAATGACGCAGTCTTACGACAAAGAACACCTGGTTCCCTTTGGTGAGTATATGCCTTTGCAGGAATGGGTTCCTTTTGAAAAGCTGGTTAAAGCCGTCGGGAATTTTGTGCCCGGGAAGAACAATTCGCCGCTGATCAGTGACGGCATTGCTCTTGGCGTGCTGATTTGCTATGAAGGCGTCTTTCCGGAACTTGCCCAGAAGCAGGTTGAAAAAGGAGCAAGTGCCCTTCTTAATATTAGTAATGATGCGTGGTTCGGTGACACTTCAGCTCCTCGGCAGCACCTCAATCTGTCTGCCATGCGAGCGGTAGAGCAAGGTCGGTGGCTGATACGGTGCACCAATAATGGGATATCAGCATTCATAACACCAATTGGTAGCGTCCAGAGTACAACAGTACAATTCAAGGCTGAGACTTTAAGCAGCCAGGTTGCTCCGATCAAAGACAAGACAATCTACCATCAGTATTTCACTCGGATTAAAACAAGCATAATTATACTTGCCGTACTAAGCATTGGCTTTTTATTCTTCCCAAGACGAAAAAAAGATACATAG
- a CDS encoding hemolysin family protein, with protein MDEGSDSRFINIIKKIFGNNSQHLEEHILEAKAEGEIDRDEVSMLLNILDFDEKRVTEIMVPRRDMVCANDQQTVQDVAHLIVTQGAHSRIPVYTETRDHIIGVVHSKDLLIPLLKGKDNLPITDIMRPAFFVPEESKLDSILSSFKREKLHMAIVQDEYGGTSGMVTMEDVLEEIVGEIADEYDEVRPDDIQELPNGVFIVSGRTPLEEVCEKCSLALESNDVDSIGGYIAAMAGRIPNQNEFFTFGGRRFTILEADDRQIWSIRIEILEEA; from the coding sequence TTGGACGAAGGGTCTGACAGTCGATTCATCAACATTATTAAAAAAATTTTTGGCAATAACAGCCAACATCTGGAAGAGCACATTCTTGAAGCAAAGGCTGAAGGCGAAATCGACCGCGATGAAGTCTCAATGCTTCTCAACATACTTGATTTCGATGAAAAACGAGTCACCGAAATCATGGTACCCAGAAGAGACATGGTCTGTGCTAATGATCAGCAGACCGTGCAGGATGTTGCTCACCTTATAGTTACACAAGGTGCTCATTCGCGTATTCCGGTTTACACTGAAACCAGGGATCACATCATTGGTGTTGTCCACTCAAAGGATTTGCTGATCCCTTTGCTGAAAGGAAAGGATAACCTTCCCATCACAGATATCATGCGTCCTGCTTTTTTCGTTCCTGAAGAAAGTAAGCTTGATTCGATTCTTTCTTCCTTTAAGCGAGAAAAGCTCCACATGGCCATTGTTCAGGACGAGTATGGTGGGACATCGGGCATGGTTACCATGGAAGACGTTCTTGAAGAAATCGTCGGCGAAATTGCCGATGAATACGACGAGGTACGCCCCGATGACATTCAGGAATTGCCCAACGGGGTCTTCATAGTTTCAGGACGAACTCCACTGGAAGAAGTTTGTGAAAAGTGTTCACTGGCACTGGAAAGCAACGATGTCGACTCCATAGGTGGGTACATTGCTGCCATGGCTGGACGAATCCCCAACCAGAATGAATTTTTCACGTTTGGCGGACGGCGCTTCACAATACTTGAAGCTGACGATCGGCAAATCTGGTCAATCCGGATAGAAATCCTGGAAGAGGCCTAG